One Rosa chinensis cultivar Old Blush chromosome 3, RchiOBHm-V2, whole genome shotgun sequence DNA window includes the following coding sequences:
- the LOC121052097 gene encoding wall-associated receptor kinase-like 6, giving the protein MQWLVQHMIFILLLYKWRISTASSSPLKIAKGNCTSQCGGVSIPYPFGIGPNNHCYFDSWYEIECNLSVPVAKPFLRRLQLEVLNISVYGGNTTVQVPSPVTYLSCKGKQSPLAPNLTGSPFMYSVENSFVAVSCDSFASLRTDTHTLTGCSSTCLDQDILSASEMCKYGFDCCRTALSQFITTTFSITQERDETRRNKTDCEDYAFLVDQQWFDEHKSDFRAIKDRDVVPVKLDWILSLEKISP; this is encoded by the coding sequence ATGCAATGGCTAGTTCAGCACATGATTTTCATTCTATTGTTATATAAATGGCGCATAAGTACAGCATCATCATCACCACTGAAGATAGCGAAGGGGAACTGTACATCGCAGTGCGGAGGTGTTAGCATCCCATACCCATTTGGGATAGGACCTAATAACCATTGTTATTTTGACTCGTGGTACGAAATAGAATGCAACCTCTCTGTTCCAGTAGCAAAGCCGTTCTTGAGGCGTCTACAACTGGAGGTGCTGAATATTTCTGTTTATGGTGGAAACACAACTGTTCAGGTTCCAAGCCCTGTTACTTACTTGAGTTGCAAAGGGAAGCAATCTCCGCTAGCGCCAAATCTGACCGGAAGCCCTTTTATGTACTCTGTTGAAAACAGTTTCGTTGCAGTCAGTTGTGATTCATTTGCCTCGCTGCGCACAGATACGCACACTCTTACTGGGTGCTCGTCAACGTGTCTTGATCAAGATATTCTTTCCGCTTCTGAAATGTGCAAGTATGGTTTTGACTGTTGCCGGACTGCCCTTTCCCAATTTATCACTACTACTTTCAGCATCACACAAGAACGAGATGAAACAAGAAGAAATAAGACGGATTGCGAGGACTATGCTTTCCTGGTTGACCAACAGTGGTTTGATGAACATAAATCAGACTTCAGAGCTATCAAGGATAGGGACGTCGTTCCTGTGAAATTAGACTGGATCTTAAGCTTAGAAAAAATAAGTCCTTGA